TTTGGATTTTAGATCGCGTAGTGATTTCTGTGGCTTCAGGTGCTATTTTTATAAGGATTGGGAATTTTATCAATTCAGAGATTATAGGCAAAGAATCTGGCGATTTCCCTCTAGGCGTTCGGTTTATCCAAGATTTCTACAATAAATACGATGCTATGCGCATGGCAGGCACCAAAAATGTACAAAAAGCCTATGATGCGATTGCAGCAAACCCAGAACTTGTGGAGCAAGTGCCCTACCGCCATCCTGCACAGCTATACGAATCGTTTTGCTATATTTTTGTATTCTTAATTTTATGGTATTTCTATTCTAAAACCGAAAAAAAGAACCAAACCGGCTTTTTGTTTGGGCTGTTTTTAATTCTCCTTTGGACCATTCGCTTTTTTGTGGAGTTTGTAAAAGAGCCCCAAGGCGACGAGTACATCAATTGGTTTGGACTCAATACCGGGCAATGGCTAAGTATCCCATTCATCCTAATAGGCCTTTATTTTATGTTTATTTACAAGCCCAAAACCAAAGTAAAATAACATGGTTTTAAAACGCTTGCTATTACTGGTTTCAGTTGGTTTTTTAATCGTTTTATCGGGGTGTAAAAACGAAAAGAAAACCATCAAACAAACCGAAGTAGCCTTTAAAAAAGAAGGTGAGCTCATCATTTATAAGGCCGAAGACTCAACAACAGTAACTTTAGATATTGAAATTGCCGATACTGAGTTTGACCGCGAAACCGGACTTATGTACCGCAACAGCATGAAAAACACACAGGGTATGCTATTTGTCTTTGACGACGAACGCCCAAGGTATTTTTATATGAAAAATACCCAAATACCGCTTGATCTAGTTTATGTTGGCGCTGATAAAAAAATTGTGAGCTTCCAAAAAAACGCCAAACCTTATGACGAGTCGTCGTTACCCTCTAATGAACCTGCGCAGTATGTTTTAGAAGTCAATGCAGGGCTTGCCGACACTTGGCATCTAAAGATTGGAGACAGTTTAGGGTTTTAAGATTATCTTTCTTGGTTTTGTAAAAATTTTCGCTATATTGGTTGGGTTCAATTATAAGATCGGAATAAATATAATGTAGATAAACGCAATTGCGCTTATCCAATTGTTTTGTACAATTAGATATGAACCAAATAGCAAAAAATCTTTTAAGTGTATATAATGACCCTCGCTTTAATGAGGAAAAAGATAATTTGGTTGTAATTTTTGAAAAAGTTTTTGACCTATTTATCTCGGAACACTATGACGACGAATACAACACATTATTTTGTAGTATACATAACAACTTTCAAAAAGGACACAATTGTGTAGCTTGCAACTTAAATGATAGTAATCTTCGTATTGAGAATTTTTTGATTCAACATAGAAGCTTTAAGGATATAAACTTAACTTTCACAAGCTTTATACTATTATTATACTTACAGGTTGAATCGATATATGAATATTTTGATTTAATTCAACTCCAAGAATCGTACAAACTCAAACATTTTAAAATTTTTCAAGATGTGAAACGATGGGCTAATTTTCTAAAGCACCCTAAATCTTTTATGCTTGTTCATCATCCAAAATGGACTTTTGAAGGAAGAAAAATTAAAAATGAAGAAGATGACAATTTGGTTGCCGAAAAAATAAAGAGGTCAAATCCAACAATTGACACCGATTTTGTAAACGAATTTTATTCAGGAGACAGAAAAAACAGAGAGTTATATAAAAAGTTAAATAAAAAGGAAAAAGTTCTTATCTGTTTTCCTGACCCAATAAAATTAATAAAAGAATTTACTGAAGCTCAAAGAAAATTTGTTGATGTTATCTCTAACAATGAAATCATAAGAGATTTATTAGACAACAAAACTACAATAGAGAATCATTTCACTGAGAATGAGAACTAAAAAACTGTACACAACACCGGCTATAGTTCATTGCTTCTGACTTTCCTCTCGGAAAGTCCTCGCAAATTTGCTATCTTCGGTTTACGGCGGAACCATAGCCCAACTGTTATAGGTTATTTAAAAACTAAACGCAATGAAAGATTTTAAAACGATTTCATTTTTAATAATCTTATGTTTTACAAGTTGCAAACAACATAACTCTTCAATAAAAAATAATGAAGCGGATACAATTACTGCGAGCATAAATATGGAAAATCAACAATTTGTTGGTTCCTGGGAATTACTGGAATGGACTATCGAGTCAAAAGATGGAAAAAAAGAATTTCCTTTCGGAGCGGACGCAATAGGGCAAATAAATTATGAAAGCAATGGAAATATGTCAGTAATGATTATGAAAAACAATAGGCCTCAATTTCTTTCAGAGGACCCCCTTCAAGGCCAATCAGATGAAGTTGTTGTTGCTTTTAATGGATTTATTGCTTACTCAGGAAATTATGAAGTGAATCTTAATTCGAAACAAGTAGTCCATCAAATTAAAATAAGTTCGTTCCCGAATTGGGTTGGCCAAAATCAAATAAGAAAATTTGAATTCAACGAAGATAAAATGACCTTAAGTACTGATTTTATTGGCTCAAACAAACATAAATTGGTATGGAGAAAAATTGACTTCTAATTAAAAACCTATAAAATTGTATAAATTGCATTAAAACGCATTTTATACTTACCGTTAAAAATTAAAAACCAAACAACAAGCATGAAAAAACTGAAAGTTTTTATCGGATTTTTAATTGGATTTGTGATTTTCTCCTGTTCATCTGAAAGCAATGATCAATCACAACAATTAGCCAAAGAAGAATTACTTGTTCAGGGAAGCCCTTGGACTTTTGAACATTATAAAATGATTAACTTGATTGATGCCGGAAACTCTACGATGACTCAGCAAGAAATAGAAACAAAAACCAATCTAGATGTTTCAGGAAATCAAATAAGCTTCTCTCAAAATGGGACGGGTTTTACTTCAATAAACGGGAATACCGAATCGATTTGGGAATGGGAAATTATAAAGCAAAACCAACTAAAAATAATTTTCTGTGAAGACGAGTTTGAAATATATGACAATCTTACTGTTAGTTCAAACGAATTAATGATAGTATATGAAGCGGCAACTTACGATCCAGATGCAGAATACGAAGTATTGCACAACGGAAAGTACTTTTATAATTAAAAAAAGTTATACAGTTACTTGTTAATGTATTGCTACTACATAATCATTCACTTCGTTTTGGCTTATACATCACAATAATTTGGATAACAATAGCCAGAAAAACCAAAATATAAATTTCAATTTGGGTAAATAATTCTACGGTATCGAGCGCTCTTTTGGTGATAGACATTTGGCGCTTACCCTCTGTAATTTGGATATCAGAGAGTACTTGTAAATTTCCATTTATTTCAGCAACACGTTTCGTAACTCTATTTTTATCAGTAAAACTGGAATTTACAAAAGACGCCTCCTCTTCCTTTAAAGCTTTAAAATTTTCTTTTAAAGTATCAAACACATCACCTTCCTCAAGCGTAAGTTTGGTGGTCTCAAAAGTGCTAATCAATCCTTGAATCGCTTGGTTCACTTTTGCATTTTGACCTTTATAAAACACGCTATCGGGCAGCACTAAAGCCAGTTCTTTTTCCTGTACGGCCTGCGACATTTCAAAAATTAGGTCCTTGGCTATTAATCGGTCTTCATAAATGGTTTCTACCGATTCTTTTACTCTAACAAAATTGTTTCTGTCTATTAAATTGGTGGCCACAATTAAAACGAAAACCATCAGAATACCCAAAACCCATTTAATTTTATTATAAAACGTCATAACAATACTTTTTTTTTATAATTAGTTACAAAGATAGCGACTTGTAAAATAATGTTTTACCAAAGGAATCAATGCCGTCTTCCTCCACTATACTCCATGGCTTCACCCTTTCCAAAACCGTAGCTAAAGCCAAGACTCACAAAACGCCCACGAGTGCTTTTTGAAAAATTTGTAAAACTGCTTTGAGTTGTAAAACTCTCGAAATATCGCGTCGCGAACACATCACGAACACCAAAGCTAAAAACGCCTTTTCCATCAAAAATTTTCTTTCTTAAGCCGATATCTAAAAAAGCTATATCACTATTATTACCCTGCACCGTTTTATATTCCGATTGATAATTTCCGGTGGCTTCAAAATCTATACTGGCAGGCAACTTGAATTTTGCCATAAGTTTAGAACTCCATTGGTCGCCTTTAAAATCGAATACCTGAGATTCAAAAGTACCTTCCCGATTAAAACTGTTATAGTTAAAATCTACATTAAAAGTTAACCAATTAACAGGCGAGTATTTGGTATTAAACTCGATACCTAGCGTGCTATTGGTTCCTATATTTTCGGGCCTGGTGGTATTTACATTGTTTTCGGCTGTTGTGATGCGCTCAATCATATCGGTAGTATAACGATGGTATACCCCAAAGTTTAAAGAAGTTTCCCCAACATCTAAAATAGTGGTTAGCTCGTAGGAATCGGTAAATTCTGGTATCAGCTCTGGGTTTCCTTGGCGGATACTGAAACTATTCCTGATATTGAAAAACGGATTTAAATCCCACAGACGCGGCCTATAAATACGTTTGGAATAACCTGCTTGCAAAGATAAGACTTCAGAAAATTTATAAGACGTATGCACGCTGGGAAACAAGTTTGTATAATTTTGGTCGTTACGTTCATCTGTATTTTCTAAAAGTGTTTTTAAATCGGTTTGTTCTAAACGTAAACCGCCTTTTACCCCCCACTTTTCACCTTCGTAGGCAGCCGAAAAATAGGCGCCAAATACTTTTTGGTCGTAATTAAAAATATTGGTCAGCCCAGTATCGGTAACAAATTCACCGTTTATCCAATTTTCAACTTCGTAATCGTTGTTTACATCGGTCATAACATATTGCGCCCCTGTTTCAACACTCCATTGTTCTGAAAAAGGCTTCATATAGTCCAATTTAAAGGTAAAGTTATCTTCAGCAAAATCGGTACGCGTACGTTGCGAACCATCACGGTTTTCGCCGGAAACACTAACATCGTCAAACAACGAACTTAAGTCTTTAGCAAACGACCTTCCTGTTGCGCTAAACAACAAATCGTGGTCGTCGTGGTCATCAAAATCCTTTTTATAAACCAGCTCATATTGCCATTTAGGATTTGTGGCTTCGGTAGTTTCTGAGCGGTTCCATTCAGACACTAATACATTGTTTTCGTCGTAAAGCTGAAAATTAAAATTTGAAGGTTGGTCTTCCACTTCGTAGGCAAAATTCCCTGAAAGGGTTATTACGTTGTTGGGGTTTAAATAGTAGTCTGTACCTAAGGTAATGTTATAGAATTTTTCGTTTCTATAATCGGTTCCTGTGTTATAAAGTGTGGTATCGTTTTCTATATCGATATTGATGTTTTCGCTATCGCGCGGATAACTTCTGCGCCCCAAACCGAGTTGTGTAAAGAGATTAAATTTTTCAGACCGACGGTTTAAGCTCACCCCAACACTATGGTTATCGGGCACACCGGTATTTAAACTTACCGACCCATTCAAGCCTTTTCGTTCTTCTTTTTTTATGATGATATTGATAATACCCGACGTACCCTCAGCATCGTATTTAGCCGATGGATTTGTAATCACTTCGATGCTTTCAATCATATCGGCCGTTATACTTCCCAAGGCGCCTCCATCATCGGTTAAAATAGAAGGTTTACCGTTTATAAGCACTTGAACGCCCGAATTACCGCGAAGACTAATAACACCTTCAATGTTTACATTTACCGACGGTACATTGTTAAGCACCTCTAGGGCACTTGCACCCGTGCTGGCAATATCTTTACCAACGTTAAAAACCCGCTTATCGAGTTTAAATTCGGTGCGGGACACTTCGGCCTGTACAACAACCTCATCGAGTTGGGCCGCATCTTCGGCTAACGTTATCGTGCCTAAATTGATGGTATTATTATTAATTTGAAATTCTCGAAAACTCTTGGTTACAAAGCCTATAAAACTCACTTTAATATAAAAATTAGTGGCTTCAGTTTCTAAAACAAAATCACCAGTTTCTGTTGTAGTGGTTCCCGAAATAGGATTATCGGTTTCGTTATCGGCTATCATTACGGTAGCATAAGCCAAAGGTTGGCTTGTAGTTTGTTCGATTACCCTGCCCTTAATTTTGGTCTGTGCAGCACCTACTAAGCACCAAATGAACAGTATTCCAAACCACGTTATTTTATAATTCTTCTTTTGATTCATATAAAAAAATTAGCTTAAAGATCTTAAATTTATTTATTTATGAGGTATAACAAAAAGTTAATTTTAACAGTTGTTTTTATTTTTATTATGGTTGACCGTTTTGTGTCGTAATGTTATTTTTTTCTGTCATGATGAACTCGTTTCAGCATCCCATAACAACTTTAAATATTAATGTTTTATGGTGAGAACCTGAAATAAGTTTAGGTTGACATCGAACTTTATAATTGATTACGGACATTCAATTTTAATTCATCTATAGATAGACCATAAAAAAGCCCATCAACAAAAATTGATGGGCTTCATAAGAAGAAAGTTTTAGTTAGTTTTAGTTTTTTTTCTTCTTTTCTTCCAATCTGTTTACAGAATCGTACATAATTGGTGTTGCAATAAACAACGATGAATAGGTACCTACAATAACCCCTACTATCAATGCAAACATAAATCCTCTAATAGAATCGCCACCAAAAATAAAAATAGCCAAAAGCACTACAAGTGTGGTTAATGACGTATTTAATGTTCTACTTAATGTACTGCTTAATGACGAGTTAACAATGCGGTTAAACGGCCAACCTGTATGCTCGTTGAAGAACTCACGTATTCTATCGAACACCACCACGGTATCGTTCAACGAGTATCCAATTACCGTTAATATCGCCGCAATGAAGGCTTGGTTAATTTCCATATTAAACGGCATAAATTTATAGGTAATAGAGAATACACCCAAAACAATTAAAACATCGTGGAATACGGCAGCAACCGCACCCAATGAATATTGCCATTTTTTAAATCGGAATAAAATGTAAAGGAACACCACAATTAACGACCCCAAAATCGCCCAAATAGAAGCTTGTTTGATATCATCAGCAATGGTTGGCGTTACTTTATATGACTCCAATAAACCTACTTGCTTGTTTTCATCGTTTAAATCTATAAACTGCTCATACGAAACACCTTCTAAATAAGGTACTAAAGCATCGTACAAAGTTTTTCTAATTTCTTCATCAACAGAAGCTCCAGATTCATTTACTTTATATTTAGTGGTGATTTTTAACTGGTTGGCACTACCAAAAGTTTTGGCATCGGCACTGGCAAAAACATCAGGTTGCGATAGTAAGTCTGTTATTTCCTCAGCACTGATATCGTTTGCAAAACGTACTTGGTAGGTTCTACCACCTACAAAATCAACACCTTGATCTAATCCGTTGGTAAACAACGACCCTAAACTCAAAACAATAAGTGCTCCTGAAATGATATACGCTGTTTTACGTTTTTTCAAGAATTCAATATTGATATTTCTGAATAAGTTTTTAGTAATACCCGTTGCGAAATCTAACTTTCCGCCTTTT
This genomic stretch from Flavobacteriaceae bacterium GSB9 harbors:
- the lgt gene encoding prolipoprotein diacylglyceryl transferase → MQLLKFDWNPITGIDIAGNFKLHFYSLMWVIAFILGWYIMKRIFTKEKVSLDYLDPLFIYTVLATMLGARLGHVLFYQSELITKDFFSIFLPFKFEGGFEFTGFQGLASHGAAIGIIIGMYLYRRKYKYKSLLWILDRVVISVASGAIFIRIGNFINSEIIGKESGDFPLGVRFIQDFYNKYDAMRMAGTKNVQKAYDAIAANPELVEQVPYRHPAQLYESFCYIFVFLILWYFYSKTEKKNQTGFLFGLFLILLWTIRFFVEFVKEPQGDEYINWFGLNTGQWLSIPFILIGLYFMFIYKPKTKVK
- a CDS encoding DUF192 domain-containing protein; this translates as MVLKRLLLLVSVGFLIVLSGCKNEKKTIKQTEVAFKKEGELIIYKAEDSTTVTLDIEIADTEFDRETGLMYRNSMKNTQGMLFVFDDERPRYFYMKNTQIPLDLVYVGADKKIVSFQKNAKPYDESSLPSNEPAQYVLEVNAGLADTWHLKIGDSLGF
- a CDS encoding lipocalin-like domain-containing protein, with the protein product MKDFKTISFLIILCFTSCKQHNSSIKNNEADTITASINMENQQFVGSWELLEWTIESKDGKKEFPFGADAIGQINYESNGNMSVMIMKNNRPQFLSEDPLQGQSDEVVVAFNGFIAYSGNYEVNLNSKQVVHQIKISSFPNWVGQNQIRKFEFNEDKMTLSTDFIGSNKHKLVWRKIDF
- a CDS encoding MCP four helix bundle domain-containing protein — protein: MTFYNKIKWVLGILMVFVLIVATNLIDRNNFVRVKESVETIYEDRLIAKDLIFEMSQAVQEKELALVLPDSVFYKGQNAKVNQAIQGLISTFETTKLTLEEGDVFDTLKENFKALKEEEASFVNSSFTDKNRVTKRVAEINGNLQVLSDIQITEGKRQMSITKRALDTVELFTQIEIYILVFLAIVIQIIVMYKPKRSE
- a CDS encoding TonB-dependent receptor; translated protein: MNQKKNYKITWFGILFIWCLVGAAQTKIKGRVIEQTTSQPLAYATVMIADNETDNPISGTTTTETGDFVLETEATNFYIKVSFIGFVTKSFREFQINNNTINLGTITLAEDAAQLDEVVVQAEVSRTEFKLDKRVFNVGKDIASTGASALEVLNNVPSVNVNIEGVISLRGNSGVQVLINGKPSILTDDGGALGSITADMIESIEVITNPSAKYDAEGTSGIINIIIKKEERKGLNGSVSLNTGVPDNHSVGVSLNRRSEKFNLFTQLGLGRRSYPRDSENINIDIENDTTLYNTGTDYRNEKFYNITLGTDYYLNPNNVITLSGNFAYEVEDQPSNFNFQLYDENNVLVSEWNRSETTEATNPKWQYELVYKKDFDDHDDHDLLFSATGRSFAKDLSSLFDDVSVSGENRDGSQRTRTDFAEDNFTFKLDYMKPFSEQWSVETGAQYVMTDVNNDYEVENWINGEFVTDTGLTNIFNYDQKVFGAYFSAAYEGEKWGVKGGLRLEQTDLKTLLENTDERNDQNYTNLFPSVHTSYKFSEVLSLQAGYSKRIYRPRLWDLNPFFNIRNSFSIRQGNPELIPEFTDSYELTTILDVGETSLNFGVYHRYTTDMIERITTAENNVNTTRPENIGTNSTLGIEFNTKYSPVNWLTFNVDFNYNSFNREGTFESQVFDFKGDQWSSKLMAKFKLPASIDFEATGNYQSEYKTVQGNNSDIAFLDIGLRKKIFDGKGVFSFGVRDVFATRYFESFTTQSSFTNFSKSTRGRFVSLGFSYGFGKGEAMEYSGGRRH